From a region of the Leptospira montravelensis genome:
- the rpmH gene encoding 50S ribosomal protein L34 has translation MKRTFQPSKIKRVRTHGFRARMATPGGRNVIASRRRKGRAKLTVSDEKIGRKF, from the coding sequence ATGAAACGTACATTCCAACCGAGTAAAATTAAACGCGTGAGAACTCACGGATTCCGAGCCAGAATGGCTACCCCAGGCGGAAGAAATGTGATAGCCTCCAGAAGAAGAAAAGGACGTGCTAAGTTGACTGTTTCCGACGAAAAAATCGGGAGAAAGTTCTAA
- a CDS encoding MltA domain-containing protein, with translation MASEPVVTSKIYIPVCLWIKISLLVLVLYWLSVATEELNAEPKNIEKRSGLFTDSKKKQTSLSFVNTHFSKDPHLDSALNESILYFKRTPKDSKFWYGQTEYSKEEVLLSLEELQRIIHNNTIEEIQNEIQKHFHLKELSPVDGPPTITGYYEVRIYGKTKPEGEYQYPALTPPISEFSSVENPKLFPRERWREKSIWEKYSKPIVFLRLTDLHLAQLEGSALVQTETNEWFRINYAADNGKDYISPSVFLQGICTSLKPYQLSNCFQSKPKEVSEAIFKNPRYIFFERENLSKSKTKTDKTILGPFGSQGIRLVSFRSVAMDKEVPLGFPVLLTFQSKEWSVNHQLVFVHDRGNAITGVGRLDYYLGSESGVEEVANNLLTKGKVILLLPKK, from the coding sequence ATGGCAAGCGAACCGGTAGTTACTTCCAAAATTTACATACCCGTTTGTCTTTGGATCAAAATTTCCCTATTGGTTTTGGTACTTTATTGGTTATCGGTTGCAACCGAGGAACTAAATGCAGAGCCTAAGAACATTGAAAAACGGTCAGGACTCTTCACTGATTCAAAAAAAAAGCAAACTTCCCTTTCGTTTGTAAATACTCATTTTTCAAAAGATCCTCATTTGGATTCCGCATTGAATGAATCCATATTGTATTTTAAGCGGACGCCCAAAGATTCAAAATTTTGGTATGGGCAGACGGAATATTCGAAAGAGGAAGTACTTCTTTCTTTAGAGGAATTACAAAGAATAATACACAACAATACAATTGAAGAAATTCAAAACGAAATTCAAAAACATTTTCACTTGAAGGAATTAAGTCCAGTTGATGGACCTCCTACTATAACAGGATATTATGAAGTGCGAATTTATGGAAAAACAAAACCTGAGGGGGAATACCAATACCCTGCATTAACACCACCTATATCAGAATTTAGTTCTGTGGAAAATCCAAAATTATTTCCGAGAGAAAGGTGGAGAGAAAAGTCCATTTGGGAAAAATATTCTAAACCAATTGTTTTCTTACGATTGACGGATTTACATTTGGCCCAACTAGAAGGATCCGCTTTGGTACAAACAGAAACAAACGAATGGTTTCGTATCAATTATGCTGCAGATAACGGTAAGGATTATATTAGTCCCTCTGTTTTTCTGCAAGGTATTTGCACCAGTCTCAAACCATACCAGCTTTCAAATTGTTTCCAATCAAAACCTAAAGAAGTTTCAGAAGCTATTTTTAAGAATCCAAGGTATATCTTCTTTGAAAGAGAAAATTTATCTAAGTCAAAAACTAAAACTGACAAAACAATTTTAGGTCCATTCGGGAGCCAAGGGATACGTTTGGTTTCCTTCCGATCTGTTGCTATGGATAAAGAAGTTCCTTTGGGGTTTCCCGTTCTATTAACTTTTCAATCAAAGGAATGGTCAGTGAATCATCAATTGGTATTTGTCCATGATAGAGGTAACGCAATCACCGGTGTTGGTCGATTGGATTATTATTTGGGAAGTGAAAGCGGAGTAGAAGAAGTCGCAAACAATTTGTTAACTAAAGGAAAGGTTATTTTATTACTTCCTAAAAAATGA
- a CDS encoding cation diffusion facilitator family transporter has product MGQGHNHSNHDHHSHDHNHLHSTSSSTNLAWAFALNLSFSLLELVGGIFSNSIAIISDAFHDFGDALSLALVWYLQKISTKPKDNYFDYGYKRFSILGALIISVILSVGSIFMIIESIKRFITPEETKANVMFVLAIIGVVVNGAAMIRLNHGKSLTEKAVFLHFLEDILGWIAVLIGSVVMMYFQFPWFDPLLSLAIALWILWNAYGNIKQVMTVMLQAVPESVDRNHLIEHWEKIKGIQSVHDIKIWSLDGNHHVASLHVLIHENVKLTEFSKIKEKIRMVALEFNIIHTTIELETDAEQCKLHLD; this is encoded by the coding sequence ATGGGACAAGGTCACAATCATTCTAACCACGACCACCACTCGCACGATCATAACCATCTACATTCAACTTCCTCGTCTACAAATTTGGCTTGGGCATTTGCACTTAACTTAAGTTTTTCTCTCTTAGAATTAGTTGGTGGAATTTTTTCCAATAGTATTGCGATTATCTCTGATGCCTTCCATGACTTTGGAGATGCCTTATCTCTGGCGCTTGTTTGGTATTTGCAAAAAATATCTACAAAACCAAAAGACAATTATTTTGATTACGGTTACAAACGATTCTCCATTCTCGGAGCCCTGATTATCTCTGTTATTCTTTCAGTTGGTTCCATTTTTATGATCATTGAATCTATCAAAAGATTCATCACTCCAGAAGAGACAAAAGCAAATGTTATGTTTGTATTAGCTATTATTGGAGTGGTAGTGAACGGTGCTGCCATGATTCGACTCAACCACGGCAAATCATTAACTGAAAAGGCAGTGTTTCTTCATTTTCTGGAAGATATACTGGGATGGATAGCTGTCCTTATCGGAAGTGTTGTTATGATGTATTTTCAATTTCCTTGGTTTGATCCTTTGCTTTCGCTTGCGATCGCATTATGGATTTTATGGAATGCTTATGGAAACATCAAACAAGTTATGACAGTTATGTTACAAGCAGTTCCTGAATCAGTCGATCGAAATCATCTTATCGAACATTGGGAAAAAATTAAAGGAATTCAATCAGTGCATGATATCAAAATTTGGAGTTTAGATGGAAACCACCATGTTGCCTCCTTACATGTGTTAATTCACGAAAATGTAAAACTAACCGAATTTTCAAAGATAAAAGAAAAAATCCGAATGGTTGCATTAGAATTTAATATCATACATACAACTATCGAACTAGAAACAGATGCCGAACAATGTAAACTTCACTTAGATTGA
- the yidD gene encoding membrane protein insertion efficiency factor YidD: MNRLFLVLIYLYKKLLSPLLPPACRFTPSCSEYAKQAFETYPWYKAFVLSVIRISKCHPYHEGGHDPLPKSFNKS; encoded by the coding sequence ATGAATCGGCTGTTTTTGGTTCTTATTTACCTCTACAAAAAACTGCTGTCCCCTCTATTACCTCCGGCTTGCCGGTTTACTCCCAGTTGTTCTGAATACGCCAAACAAGCGTTTGAAACTTATCCTTGGTACAAGGCGTTTGTTCTAAGTGTCATCAGAATATCTAAATGTCACCCTTATCATGAAGGTGGACATGATCCTTTACCGAAATCCTTTAACAAGAGTTAA
- a CDS encoding putative bifunctional diguanylate cyclase/phosphodiesterase, whose amino-acid sequence MVADKNKYVYWTKFQKDTSPLLRRFLIAASGLFAIAASLHLLPLFTGHGEVDYLFFAVDLSFSGILFLEYLLKNKVPLIIRVFSLICTTVFISVFSYARSGLLGSAEISLSFMIVSFYVFLPPIISLISSLIISLLPALFGGLIYFSIIRFPDSLGTRNNNPRDWMFNSISLILFSVLTGFLIQRLRSKLIKNIVYLKESRSKILNTQKKIDKLAFYDQLTHLPNRYLFDKLIQNRINSGISDSFLLLINLKGLKVINALHGIGFGDQILTLTGCVLKLSTDEMPGVIVASLGGDEFILWIENATKSIIENAIVKFDLNNNELLTPERLGHRLQYRVSGIQFPNDATRLDEMIRKLSIAMNVARESHLTKIVWFQSGMELKIEREQKLKNYLEKAVYSSNFKIAYQEKVDITSRETVGLEALARWSLPEFGEVSPEEFIPIITNSELIVPFGKCIFEKVISHIPRLLELYGKQIKISINISPIFFLYPNFNEYIIHYLTDHKIDPKHLIFEITEDVFLDEIETIQQIVSELRSKGISVSLDDFGKGYSSLHYMQKIQFDELKIDKSFLDDIACSDRNFLLLESICHLADSLGLKTIAEGIENEEQLLRLKQTTCHVVQGYLYSRPQILFD is encoded by the coding sequence ATGGTAGCAGACAAAAACAAATATGTCTATTGGACCAAATTCCAAAAAGACACAAGTCCCTTACTGCGCCGATTTCTAATAGCAGCATCTGGTTTATTTGCCATAGCAGCTAGCTTACACCTACTTCCTTTATTCACAGGGCATGGCGAGGTAGATTATCTTTTTTTTGCAGTCGATCTTAGTTTCTCAGGAATTTTATTTTTAGAATATTTACTAAAGAACAAAGTACCATTAATCATTCGGGTTTTTAGTTTGATCTGCACTACAGTGTTTATCTCTGTATTTTCATATGCTCGAAGTGGACTTCTCGGCAGTGCAGAAATATCATTATCGTTTATGATTGTTTCATTTTATGTTTTTCTCCCACCTATAATAAGTTTGATTTCTTCACTTATTATATCTTTATTACCCGCATTATTCGGTGGCCTTATTTATTTTTCAATCATACGGTTTCCTGATTCCCTTGGAACCAGAAATAATAATCCAAGAGATTGGATGTTTAATTCAATAAGTTTAATATTATTTTCTGTTTTAACTGGATTTTTAATCCAAAGACTGCGTTCCAAACTAATTAAAAATATAGTATATCTCAAAGAATCAAGAAGCAAAATACTCAATACTCAAAAGAAAATCGACAAACTAGCATTTTATGACCAACTAACACATTTGCCAAATCGGTACTTATTTGATAAATTGATACAAAATAGAATCAATTCAGGCATATCAGATTCCTTTCTCCTTTTAATCAATTTGAAGGGACTAAAAGTAATTAATGCATTACATGGAATTGGATTTGGAGACCAAATTCTAACCTTAACTGGATGTGTCTTAAAACTTTCTACAGATGAAATGCCTGGCGTAATCGTTGCTAGTTTAGGTGGTGATGAATTTATACTTTGGATAGAAAACGCGACTAAATCGATAATTGAAAATGCGATTGTAAAATTTGATCTCAACAACAATGAGTTGCTAACTCCGGAGCGACTCGGCCATAGACTTCAATACCGAGTATCTGGAATTCAATTTCCAAACGATGCAACCCGTTTAGATGAAATGATTAGAAAACTATCGATCGCAATGAATGTGGCAAGAGAAAGTCACTTAACAAAAATAGTTTGGTTCCAATCAGGGATGGAACTTAAAATTGAAAGAGAACAAAAATTAAAAAACTATTTAGAGAAAGCTGTCTATAGCAGTAACTTCAAAATTGCTTACCAAGAAAAAGTGGATATCACTTCTAGAGAAACCGTAGGTCTGGAAGCACTTGCCAGGTGGAGTTTACCTGAATTTGGAGAAGTTTCACCTGAGGAGTTTATACCGATCATCACCAATTCGGAGTTAATTGTACCATTTGGAAAATGTATTTTCGAAAAGGTAATTTCACATATCCCAAGGTTATTGGAATTGTATGGAAAACAAATAAAAATCTCGATTAATATCTCACCAATATTCTTTTTATATCCAAACTTCAATGAATATATTATTCACTACTTAACTGATCACAAAATTGATCCAAAACATCTCATATTCGAAATCACCGAAGATGTATTTTTAGATGAAATTGAAACTATTCAACAAATTGTATCTGAACTGAGATCTAAAGGAATTTCTGTTTCTTTGGATGATTTTGGAAAAGGTTATTCTTCTCTTCATTATATGCAAAAAATACAATTTGATGAATTAAAAATCGATAAGTCGTTTTTGGATGATATAGCCTGTTCAGACCGAAATTTTCTACTTTTAGAATCAATTTGCCATTTAGCAGATTCTTTAGGGCTAAAAACCATTGCGGAAGGGATTGAAAACGAAGAACAACTACTCCGCCTAAAACAAACAACTTGTCATGTGGTACAAGGTTATCTTTACTCAAGACCTCAAATTTTATTTGATTGA
- the yidC gene encoding membrane protein insertase YidC produces MQNDSTNRQGRLFLALFLSLAVWMGINYFFFPPQPPKPKTADEVSNKEVSEKEKTNGNTPDTKAELKKPTTETTKLNPVKPEDVKTFSLKTDSFLVHFSSLGGRITEYYIKDHKEPDGSEFVIAKDPKFQIEFDGQTEKAVELTRGQGFDFNIIEDKDTIPFSAYNLVNFSSSYDAVTKTVIFEAPSLDGKFLIQKKFQFFPSENYFKFHLTLKNRSNETINISPSKSDVYFRSFSSLGPVLKKKEDFNDRDNAHYFRYYYLDGSFKDHVDGTSTQGFFDNLLGSNEGKDTRYEIKKGSNDKVDFVGTGSRYFIGVIDPLNENPSGVLLDNRKGNETGVLLVYDNWKLGPGEEVNLDYAAYVGVRELDGTAFRDSKLDPKINKESVFAGLSDSLDKSFNQGITTPLRNGIVWILKKIYLVIPNYGWAIVIFAILFKLAFYPLNKKQAESMKKMQELSPQIKLINEKYADDPKLKQEKTVELYKKNGTNPMAGCLPMLIQIPIFIALYTAFSDTVDLWNSPFLWIKDLSEPDTVYTTPKLAFIGALGINILPLIMVATQVVQSRMTTVSTDPNQKMMMYMMPVIMLYFFWSMPAGVTMYWTMQNILSIAQQVYTNKFGKSEDKKTTNNGPEPANKATAIARPGFRNQNKKKK; encoded by the coding sequence ATGCAAAATGATTCCACTAACAGACAAGGTCGTTTATTCCTCGCTTTATTCCTAAGCTTAGCAGTATGGATGGGGATTAACTATTTCTTTTTTCCACCACAACCACCGAAACCAAAAACCGCTGATGAAGTTTCCAACAAAGAGGTCTCTGAAAAGGAGAAAACTAACGGAAATACACCGGATACAAAAGCAGAATTAAAAAAACCAACAACTGAAACTACAAAGTTAAATCCGGTAAAACCTGAAGATGTAAAAACCTTCTCATTAAAAACCGATTCTTTCCTTGTTCATTTCTCTAGTTTAGGCGGACGAATCACAGAATATTATATCAAAGACCATAAAGAACCAGATGGTTCCGAGTTTGTCATTGCAAAAGATCCTAAGTTTCAAATTGAGTTTGATGGCCAAACAGAAAAAGCTGTAGAACTCACAAGAGGACAAGGGTTTGACTTTAACATCATTGAAGACAAAGACACCATTCCTTTTTCCGCTTATAACTTAGTAAACTTTAGCTCAAGTTATGATGCAGTAACAAAAACTGTGATCTTCGAGGCACCTTCGTTAGATGGTAAATTTTTAATCCAAAAGAAATTCCAATTTTTCCCATCTGAAAACTATTTTAAATTTCATTTAACACTTAAAAACAGATCTAACGAAACTATCAATATTTCTCCATCTAAATCAGATGTTTACTTTAGATCCTTTAGTTCCCTTGGACCAGTTTTAAAGAAAAAAGAAGATTTTAATGACCGCGACAATGCTCACTACTTCCGTTATTACTATTTGGATGGAAGTTTTAAAGACCACGTAGATGGAACAAGCACACAAGGTTTTTTTGATAACCTATTGGGTTCAAACGAAGGTAAAGACACTCGTTACGAAATCAAAAAAGGTTCCAATGATAAAGTGGATTTTGTAGGAACGGGAAGCCGTTATTTTATTGGAGTTATTGACCCATTAAATGAAAATCCATCTGGAGTCCTTCTTGATAACCGCAAAGGAAACGAAACAGGTGTTCTTCTTGTTTATGATAATTGGAAACTAGGTCCAGGCGAAGAAGTAAACTTAGATTATGCGGCATATGTCGGCGTTAGAGAACTTGACGGAACAGCATTTCGCGATAGCAAACTCGATCCAAAAATCAACAAAGAATCTGTGTTTGCCGGCCTTAGTGATTCACTCGACAAATCCTTTAACCAAGGGATTACAACTCCACTTCGTAACGGAATTGTTTGGATCTTAAAAAAGATATATCTTGTCATTCCTAACTATGGTTGGGCCATTGTTATTTTTGCCATCCTCTTCAAATTGGCATTTTATCCGCTGAACAAAAAACAAGCGGAATCCATGAAGAAGATGCAAGAGTTATCTCCACAGATCAAACTTATCAATGAAAAGTATGCGGATGATCCAAAACTCAAACAAGAAAAAACGGTAGAGTTATACAAAAAGAACGGAACCAATCCGATGGCGGGTTGTCTTCCAATGCTCATTCAAATTCCTATCTTTATCGCACTATATACTGCGTTTTCTGACACAGTGGATCTTTGGAACTCACCATTCTTATGGATCAAAGATTTAAGTGAACCTGATACTGTTTATACAACTCCAAAGTTGGCCTTCATTGGTGCACTAGGAATCAACATTTTACCACTCATCATGGTGGCAACACAAGTAGTTCAATCTAGAATGACAACGGTTTCCACTGATCCAAACCAAAAGATGATGATGTATATGATGCCTGTGATTATGTTATACTTCTTCTGGTCAATGCCTGCTGGTGTGACAATGTATTGGACAATGCAAAACATTCTATCGATCGCACAACAAGTGTATACGAATAAGTTCGGAAAATCGGAAGATAAAAAAACTACTAATAATGGTCCAGAGCCAGCGAACAAAGCGACGGCGATAGCGCGACCTGGGTTTAGAAACCAAAACAAAAAGAAAAAATGA
- a CDS encoding glutathione S-transferase family protein, producing the protein MKIYGDRQSGNSYKLLLVTSFLEIPYEWQDIDIKKGETKTDSFLKMNPNGKIPILILDDGRILSESNAILNYLAEGSDLIPKDRFEKAKVLQWQFFEQYSHEPYIAVARFISHYLGIPEERRAEYESKQEGGHKALRVLETQLTKSKFLVGDSITTADISLFAYTHVAHQGGFDLSLYPKVLEWIKRIESLERFKPMNSI; encoded by the coding sequence ATGAAAATTTACGGTGACAGACAATCAGGGAATAGTTATAAACTTTTACTAGTAACTTCCTTTCTAGAGATTCCTTATGAATGGCAAGATATTGATATAAAAAAAGGAGAAACCAAAACAGATTCATTTTTGAAGATGAATCCGAATGGGAAAATACCTATTTTAATTTTGGATGATGGCAGAATTTTATCAGAGTCCAATGCCATTTTGAATTATTTGGCAGAAGGAAGTGATCTGATTCCTAAGGATCGTTTTGAAAAAGCAAAGGTCTTACAATGGCAGTTTTTTGAACAATACAGTCATGAACCTTATATTGCAGTAGCAAGATTTATTAGTCATTATTTGGGGATTCCTGAAGAGAGGCGGGCTGAATACGAATCTAAACAAGAAGGTGGTCATAAGGCTTTACGAGTTCTGGAAACCCAGTTAACAAAGAGTAAATTTTTGGTTGGTGATTCTATAACAACAGCCGATATATCTTTGTTTGCATACACACATGTGGCACATCAAGGAGGGTTTGATTTATCATTATATCCAAAAGTTTTAGAATGGATCAAAAGAATTGAATCATTGGAAAGATTTAAACCAATGAATTCAATCTAA
- a CDS encoding acyl-CoA thioesterase has product MANPNSLPAKSPQESAVETRHIVLPNDANHYGTAFGGAIMSWIDLIAAMSAQRHSGHEAVTVSIDRINFITPIQIGDHVNLKAMVNYVGTTSMEVGVQVNRENPYTGEMVRATTAYLSFVALDENKKPCAVPPLRLETELEKRRFSEGKLRIEMAKKFSAKIKAGRKII; this is encoded by the coding sequence GTGGCGAATCCTAATTCATTACCAGCAAAGTCTCCCCAGGAATCAGCCGTAGAAACGCGGCATATAGTTCTTCCCAATGATGCCAATCATTACGGAACAGCGTTTGGTGGAGCTATCATGAGTTGGATCGATTTAATAGCAGCTATGTCTGCCCAAAGACATTCTGGTCATGAAGCGGTAACAGTTAGTATTGATCGAATTAACTTTATAACTCCAATTCAAATTGGTGACCATGTGAATTTAAAGGCTATGGTAAATTATGTTGGAACCACTTCGATGGAAGTTGGAGTTCAAGTGAACAGAGAGAATCCTTATACTGGTGAAATGGTTCGTGCCACCACCGCCTATTTGTCGTTTGTTGCATTAGATGAAAACAAAAAACCTTGTGCGGTTCCTCCATTGCGATTAGAAACTGAATTGGAGAAACGTCGATTCTCTGAAGGAAAACTTCGGATTGAAATGGCAAAGAAATTTTCTGCCAAAATCAAAGCCGGAAGAAAAATCATTTAA
- a CDS encoding TetR/AcrR family transcriptional regulator, which produces MKLTLKLLQNEFDSYQNPNSEKEKDIVKAAEKIFAEFGFAGATTAELANHAGVTERTLFKYFPSKNDLYRRVLSGLLLSTIVPGHMSDLKERLQSLKPNFKEWYVSILKARYEAVANEPQKLKLLLGALLFSKEFADIFGNLWKLNLYDTSVEAIQYFQEMGEIRKDLDPNQIVRASFSLAASFLITKFVLAPKFPIDPEKEIETIFSIFYQGINNQK; this is translated from the coding sequence ATGAAATTGACCCTAAAGTTACTACAGAACGAATTTGATTCATATCAAAATCCAAATTCTGAAAAGGAAAAAGACATAGTAAAGGCAGCAGAAAAGATTTTTGCGGAATTTGGATTTGCTGGTGCCACGACTGCGGAACTCGCAAATCATGCTGGTGTAACAGAACGCACACTCTTTAAATATTTTCCTTCAAAGAATGACTTATATAGACGGGTTCTTTCGGGATTACTTCTATCAACGATTGTACCAGGTCATATGTCAGACCTCAAAGAAAGACTACAAAGTTTAAAACCAAATTTTAAAGAGTGGTATGTTTCTATTTTAAAAGCAAGATATGAAGCGGTAGCAAACGAACCTCAAAAATTAAAACTACTACTCGGTGCCCTACTTTTTTCAAAAGAATTTGCCGATATTTTTGGGAATCTTTGGAAATTAAATTTATATGATACTTCGGTAGAAGCCATCCAATACTTTCAAGAAATGGGTGAGATAAGAAAGGATTTAGATCCAAATCAAATCGTTAGGGCTTCTTTTAGTTTGGCCGCCAGTTTTTTAATTACAAAATTTGTATTAGCACCCAAGTTTCCTATTGATCCAGAGAAAGAAATCGAAACCATTTTTTCTATTTTTTACCAAGGAATCAATAATCAAAAGTAA
- the jag gene encoding RNA-binding cell elongation regulator Jag/EloR: MNNYIFEAEGKTKSEAEEYSLETLRLQPGDLRFEVVDSGKSGFLGITQKKPAVVRAFVANNDIPSEKIIHGVIITILKKMGIPAEVVGMGDVDGKIYVELTSKESGLIIGKRGGTLDSLQFLLNLMVDPKIRHNRKIVLDIESYRDKRELSLIRLAKSVAASVIKSGRSKLLDPMNPFERRIVHMAIQDDERVFTRSEGNGTFKRVRVISAKEKHKYKDLEDPSKKGLPVEDFADGVDQEDLD, encoded by the coding sequence ATGAATAATTACATTTTCGAAGCCGAAGGAAAAACGAAAAGTGAGGCAGAAGAATATTCTTTAGAAACACTTCGTCTCCAACCAGGCGATTTACGATTCGAAGTAGTTGATTCCGGGAAATCCGGATTTTTAGGAATCACACAAAAAAAACCAGCCGTTGTACGCGCGTTTGTTGCTAATAACGACATCCCATCCGAAAAAATCATCCACGGAGTTATCATTACCATTTTGAAAAAAATGGGAATCCCCGCTGAGGTAGTTGGAATGGGTGACGTAGATGGAAAAATTTATGTCGAACTCACTAGTAAAGAATCTGGACTCATCATTGGTAAAAGAGGAGGCACTTTAGATTCTCTTCAATTCCTACTAAACCTTATGGTAGATCCAAAAATTCGCCATAACCGAAAAATTGTTTTGGATATTGAGTCTTACCGCGACAAACGCGAGTTATCTCTCATTCGATTGGCAAAATCTGTTGCCGCTTCTGTGATTAAATCAGGAAGATCCAAACTACTCGATCCAATGAATCCATTCGAAAGAAGAATTGTGCACATGGCAATCCAAGATGACGAAAGAGTATTCACAAGATCGGAAGGAAACGGAACTTTTAAAAGAGTTCGTGTCATCTCTGCAAAAGAAAAACATAAATACAAAGATTTGGAAGATCCATCTAAAAAAGGCCTTCCTGTAGAAGACTTTGCAGACGGAGTAGACCAAGAAGATCTTGATTGA
- a CDS encoding DAPG hydrolase family protein, which yields MKTVKLGLLPKLEIQWNRKSVDSAKSGREILADGRVKYWIRHDTIKAVYPKMLVWWFQHLEGDIEYEGKNYNRYHVWHPEDHVHVSYEKRNSNGSVGPGSELRIVEYLGRKKNYLVNVVSPIEKLDEEGFIHNPKLYGFLPIARMEYSFKESPEGTLYENCLIVGWKGFSFKWLRPIFEFLFFDKNHGFFWIKHNIEEVGQFESFLPDLYRKENENLR from the coding sequence ATGAAAACAGTAAAATTGGGTCTGTTGCCAAAATTAGAAATTCAGTGGAATCGTAAGTCGGTAGACTCCGCGAAATCCGGTAGAGAGATTCTTGCCGATGGGCGCGTTAAATACTGGATACGGCATGACACCATTAAGGCTGTGTATCCCAAAATGTTGGTTTGGTGGTTTCAACATTTGGAAGGAGATATAGAATATGAAGGTAAAAATTACAATCGGTATCATGTTTGGCATCCAGAAGACCATGTACATGTCAGTTATGAAAAACGAAATTCAAATGGTAGTGTTGGCCCAGGTTCCGAACTTAGAATCGTAGAATACTTGGGAAGGAAAAAGAACTATTTAGTGAATGTAGTAAGCCCTATTGAAAAATTAGATGAGGAAGGTTTCATTCATAACCCGAAACTTTATGGGTTTTTACCCATTGCAAGAATGGAATATTCTTTTAAAGAATCTCCAGAAGGAACTCTTTATGAAAATTGTTTGATTGTTGGTTGGAAAGGATTTAGTTTTAAGTGGTTACGACCCATCTTTGAGTTTTTGTTTTTTGATAAAAATCACGGTTTTTTTTGGATAAAACATAACATTGAAGAGGTGGGTCAGTTCGAAAGTTTTTTACCAGATCTTTATAGGAAGGAAAATGAAAATTTACGGTGA